The sequence below is a genomic window from Fimbriimonadaceae bacterium.
CCGCTCCGTCGGTCAGCGCAGGCAGCGGCGCGGTGCACGTGCCGATCAGCGCCGAGTAGCGCAGCCCCCCGTAGGTGTACTGCCTGTAGTAAGCCGCCGAACTCAGGGACGACGGGTTGAGGTGGAACCGCACGGAATTGCTCGGAACGCGCGCCACGAAGTAACCGCAGGTGTCCGTGGTGATCGTTGCCACCTGCGTCCCGACCGCGTTGAAGAACAGGACCTGCACCGATCCGATACCCAGACCCGTGGATTCAACGACGACTCGACCCGTCACCGTCGCCAAGCCCGGGATTCCGGATGCCGGAGGCGGAGAACACGAACCGGTCGACCCGCCGCCACCGCCGCCGCCGCCACCCCCACCGCACCCGATGAGGAGGCCCAAAAACACGAAAGACGCGAGAGACGCACCGAATTTCAATTGATCACCTGAACTCTTGGACCGCTCCAACCTAGCCGTTTGTTCGCACCGCGCTCGAGGCGAACCCGTGCGGCATGAGCTCCTTGAGAGAATACTGCCTCGACGCCCCACTCCCATCGACGGTCACCACAAGAAGTGCCTCCGGGTCCGTCGCAAACTCGGCGATGGACTGCAGGCACATGCCGCACGGCGTGCCCCCGTCGACGGTCGCCACGGCCAGGGCGCGGATCTCCCGGCCGCCCTCGGCCACCATGCGGGCGATGGCCGCCCGCTCGGCGCACACGCTCAACCCGAAGGAGACGTTTTCAACGTTGCACGCGGACCAGATCCGGCCCTGCGCGTCCTCCAGAGCGGCCCCAACCAGGTAGCCGCTGTAGGGAGCGTAGGCGTGGAGCCGGGCCGTCTGGGCCGCTTCGATCAGTGCGTCGGTCTTCATCCTTCCAAAACCGCGATCGTGACGCCGTGCCCCCCCTCGGTCGGCTCGCCGTCGCGGTAACGCGCCACGTGAGGATACTTCCTCAGAATCTCGCGGCACAGCGTGCGTAGGACCCCTTCCCCCTTCCCGTGCACGATGCGCACCTGGTGAACCCCTGCCAACACCGCGTCGTCGAGGAACTTCTGGAGTTCGCGCTCCGCATCCTCCGCCCGCATCGCCCTCAGGTGAATCTCCGTCGGGGCGAACTGCGCCCGCTCGGCCCGCACCGTCCCCCGTGAGCGGGGTGGCGCCTTCGCCGGTTCGGCGGCGCGCAAGCGATCGACGTGGACGTTCAGCTTGAGGGAGCCGATCTGCACCTTGGCCTGTCCCTCCCTGGGGTCCTCGAGCAACGACCCGATCTGGGGATACCCCTCGACCCGAACCGAGTCCCCTCTCTTCAAGGCCGGGACCGTCCCGCGGTCCGCCGGCGCGCGCTCGGGCTGAAGGCCGCGCACGACCTCTTGGCCGACCTCCTGCAGCGCCTCCAGATCCTTCCGCGCCTTGCTGATCGCGGCGGGGGCGGCACCGGAGCGCTTCAGTTCGTCGAACAGCTCCGCGGCTTCGAGCCGAATCTGGCGAAGGGTCTCCTCGATCTCGGCCGTCGCGCGCTCGTGCGCCTTGCGCCGCACCTCTTGAGCCTCGCCCAACTTGCGATCGGCCTCCGCCTCGCGCTTCTTGATCTCCGAGACGCGCCGGTCCGCCTCGCTCTGCGCGACCCGCGCCTGCTTTTGCGCGGACTCGAGCTGCTCCATCATCCGCGACACTTCCATCGCGGCGTCTCCCAGCATCGAACGGGCGTCTTCGACGACTTCTGCGGGCATGCCGCATCGCTCGGCGATCTTCAGGGCGTGGCTCGCGCCGGGCGCACCCATGAGGAGCCGGTACGTGGGTCGGAGCGACTTGGCGTCGAACTCCATCGCCGCGTTGGCGAAACCCTCCGTGTTGTACGCGAACGCCTTGAGTTCGCCGTAATGCGTGCTGGCGAGGATGCGCGCGCCACGGGCCTGGAGCGCGCCCAGGACGGCCTTGGCGAGCGCGGCCCCTTCGGCGGGGTCCGTGCCGGCCCCGATCTCATCGAACAGCACGAGCGCGCCCTCTTCGATCCCCCGAAGCGCCTCGGCGATGTTCTTCACGTGCCCGCTGAACGTGGAGAGGGACTGCTGCAGACTCTGCTCGTCCCCGATGTCGGCCCACACCTGGGTGAACGGAGCGAGCACCACGCGCCGCGCGGGAGGCATCAAGCCCGCCTGCGCCATCAGCACGAAGAGCCCCACCGTCTTGATGGCCACGGTCTTGCCGCCCGTGTTGGGTCCGGTGATCAACACGGCGTCGTGGTCGAAGCCGACCGCCACCGAGAGCGGCACGGCCTGGTCGCGGGGCAGAAGGGGGTGACGGCCGTCGTGCACCTCGATGCCGTGGCCCTGCCGACGCTCCGGCACCACGCCCCCAGACTTCGACCCGAGCCGCGCCTTGGCAAACACGAGGTCCAGCTCCCCTGCGGCCGTGAGGCCGTCCGCGATCGCGATCGCCTCCCCGCCCACGGCTTCCGAAAGCTCGGTCAGGACGCGCAGAACCTCTTCGCGCTCCGCGGCCTCGGCTTCGCGCACCGCATTGCCGAGCTGGAGCACGTCGTCGGGTTCGACGAAGAGGGTTTGGCCGCTCCCGCTCGTGTCGTGGACCAGCCCCTTGATCTTGCCGCGGTTCTCGGCCTTCAGCGGCACGACGTAGCGCCCGTCGCGCATCGTGACGATCGGGTCGGAAAGGAGTTCGCGGCTCTTCCCGCTCACATACTTCTGGATGCGCTCCTGCACTCGAGCCGCAGCCGCGTGCTTGCGGCGGCGCGCCGCGGCGAGCGCCGTGCTCGCGCTGTCCAACACCTCCCCGCTTCCATCCACGCTCTCGAGCAGCCGATGCTCGAGCGCACGGTTCTCGTGAAGGGCCTCGCCGATCGCCCAGAGTCCGGCGGCGGCTTCCCGGCGGGCATGCAGGAACTCGCGGAATGCGCGCATCGCGGCCAAGGACGCCGCGGTCTCGTACAACTCGGCGCCGCCCAGAACGGCGCCCTTGGCGGCCTTGCGCACGGGCTGCCGTACGTCCCGCGCGCCCCCCAACGACGGAGGCGAACCGCTTTCCAGCAACAGCCACGCCGAGTGCGTGAGGGCCAGGGCGGGCCACACCGACTCGGCATCGAAGGCCGGCTCGAGTTCGGCCGCTGCGCCCGCGCCCATGGGTGTGTCGCACTCCTCGACGAGTTGGGCGCGCACGGCGTCGAACTCAAGGACGTCCAGCGCATGGCTCATACCTCTAGTGTAGACGCGCGTCAGTCGAAGCGCACGACCTTCAACACCTGGTTGGCCATCTCGAGATTGACGCTCTCGCGCGAGGGCGGAAAGCTGAAGGTGATCGTGTAGAGCTTGCCGTTGTGCAGAAACTGCTGCGCGTGGATCCGGTAGGTGAATGGCCCCGCAGGTCCCTGGGCGGTCATATCCCCTGAAATCTCGACGCGAGCCGGATCGGAAAGCACTTGACTCTTGAGGTTCTTGGTGACGGACGCCATCGCCTGAACGCCCTCGTCCCGAACCTTCTCCAAAGTAGCGCCGACCGCCGGGATCACGTTGAGGTTCACGTTCTCTCGAAACCCGTCCACCTCTTCACCAAAGGCGACGAACTTGATCAGACCCTGCTTCGCCATCTCCTTGGTCTGCCGAACCATGGCGGCGCCGGCCTCCCCGGGAATCGAGAACTCCTTGAACGCCTCGTCCAGATCGGCCCGTGTGAGATCGACCACCGCAAATCCTTGGGGGAGCCCGAGGCGAACGCCCGCCACGCTGACCTCCTGCCACGCCTCCGGAAGGTCGGGGGCGTCGTGCTTGACGACGGGAGGCCCGGAGGCCTCCGTGGAGTCCGTGGATCCACAACCGACACCGGCCAAAGCGAGCAGAAGCAGAAGCGCCGTTCTCATAGTGAGCATCCTACGCCTTCGAAGACGCCATCGCAAGAGGCCAAGCGCCTTCAAAGCGCATTGGTTGCCATTCCCGCTGGTCGAGCATGGGTTCAAGGAGCTGAGAGCCTCCGCACGCCCGTCAAGCGGGCGTGGCACCCAGCACCCAGCACCCAGCACCCAGCACCCAGGGCTTACGCGCCTCGCAACAGGCGGAGGCCGTTGAGGATCACGAGCACCGTCGACCCCTCGTGACCCACCACGGCGAGAGGCAGGGGCAGGCGGAAGAACATCGACGAGACGGCCAGCGTCCCGATCACGAGCGTCGCAAACACGAGGTTCGCGCGGATCACGCGGTTGGTCTTCCGCCCGAGGCGCACCAGCTCGGGGATGCGCTCGAGGCGGTCCTGCATCAACACCACGTCCGCGGCGTTGAGGGCGATGTCGCTGCCCAATCCCCCCATCGCGAGTCCCACGTTCGCGCGGGCCAACGCGGGCGCGTCGTTCACGCCGTCCCCGACCATCAACACGGTTTCGCCCGCGCTCACCCACTGATCGACCAGCCGCGTCTTGTCGTCGGGAAGCAAACCCGCGTAGACCTCGTCCACTCCCACGTCCTTGGCGATGGCCGCCGCGGTGTTCGGCGTGTCGCCCGTCAGCATCGCCACCCGGCCGAATCCCAGATCGCGCAACGACTGCACGAAGGCCGCCGCGTTCGGCCGCGGGGCGTCCTGCAACCCAAGGGCGGCGTACCGGTCCCCGTACTGCACCACCGCGACGGTCATGCCCTTGGCCTCGATCTCCT
It includes:
- the cdd gene encoding cytidine deaminase, with translation MKTDALIEAAQTARLHAYAPYSGYLVGAALEDAQGRIWSACNVENVSFGLSVCAERAAIARMVAEGGREIRALAVATVDGGTPCGMCLQSIAEFATDPEALLVVTVDGSGASRQYSLKELMPHGFASSAVRTNG
- a CDS encoding endonuclease MutS2, with the protein product MSHALDVLEFDAVRAQLVEECDTPMGAGAAAELEPAFDAESVWPALALTHSAWLLLESGSPPSLGGARDVRQPVRKAAKGAVLGGAELYETAASLAAMRAFREFLHARREAAAGLWAIGEALHENRALEHRLLESVDGSGEVLDSASTALAAARRRKHAAAARVQERIQKYVSGKSRELLSDPIVTMRDGRYVVPLKAENRGKIKGLVHDTSGSGQTLFVEPDDVLQLGNAVREAEAAEREEVLRVLTELSEAVGGEAIAIADGLTAAGELDLVFAKARLGSKSGGVVPERRQGHGIEVHDGRHPLLPRDQAVPLSVAVGFDHDAVLITGPNTGGKTVAIKTVGLFVLMAQAGLMPPARRVVLAPFTQVWADIGDEQSLQQSLSTFSGHVKNIAEALRGIEEGALVLFDEIGAGTDPAEGAALAKAVLGALQARGARILASTHYGELKAFAYNTEGFANAAMEFDAKSLRPTYRLLMGAPGASHALKIAERCGMPAEVVEDARSMLGDAAMEVSRMMEQLESAQKQARVAQSEADRRVSEIKKREAEADRKLGEAQEVRRKAHERATAEIEETLRQIRLEAAELFDELKRSGAAPAAISKARKDLEALQEVGQEVVRGLQPERAPADRGTVPALKRGDSVRVEGYPQIGSLLEDPREGQAKVQIGSLKLNVHVDRLRAAEPAKAPPRSRGTVRAERAQFAPTEIHLRAMRAEDAERELQKFLDDAVLAGVHQVRIVHGKGEGVLRTLCREILRKYPHVARYRDGEPTEGGHGVTIAVLEG